TTAGCGGCCGATATCGACATTGAGAGCATCGACTTGAGCCTGGATTGACCAATGTACTCGCCTAGACTGTCTGGTCTTACTGCCTGATCAGATTTGGAGTCAGAGGTTGTTTCTTCACAGGAGAGTAAAGAAGAACGTCGATTTTGACTTTGCTTAACTTCTTCTATAGATTGCCCCATGTCTGCCATATCAGCCGGAGCGGACAAAGGCTGAGCTGCCTTACTGGGCGCCTTAGCCTCGCCACCAGTCTTGCCCGCGGCCCTGCTGGGGCTCTTTGCTTTATCCTTAGCTGGCGCTGAGCCTGGCTTTGCCGCATCGCCATTGTCAGCTTGTGAGCTAGAAGTAGTCTTGATGATGGTCATAGAGCAATTATCGCTGCTTGCCTTAAAATCGGAGTGTAAAGTTGATGAGAAGTAATCAAGGTGTAGGGAGAGTTCTTATCTTATGATTGTCATGATTCGTGGGACCCGGTACACGAAGGGTTATAGAGGCAAGCAGTCTTAAGGATATACGTTTGATATGACTACGGCACAGTCCACAATAAATCAAACTGGCTCAGCATCGGATTATGCGCTCAAGTATAATGCCAACGTGCCACAAACTAAAACTACTTTCCCAGAGATATCGGTCGTCATCCCCGTGTTTAACGAGGAAGACAATATCGCTATCCTTTATCAAAAGCTCTGCCAGGCGCTGGACTCACTGGGTCGCACCTGGGAAGCCATTATCATTGATGACGGCTCCTCCGACACTTCTTATGCCAAGCTAGCTACTATTGCTGCCGCCGATGAGCGCATCAAAGTAGTGCGCTTTGTCAAAAACTTTGGACAAACTGCCGCACTGGCAGCTGGTATCGATCATTCGCGCGGCGACGTGATTATCCCCATGGACGCCGACTTACAAAACGATCCAGCCGATATCAAACGTCTCCTCGAAAAACTAGATGAAGGCTTTGACGTAGTTAGTGGCTGGCGCAAAGAAAGAAAAGACGAACTTTTCTTGCGTCTAATACCTTCATGGACAGCCAATCGCATCATCTCCTTTATCTCAGGAGTTAGACTGCACGACTATGGTTGCTCACTCAAAGCCTATCGCAAAGAAGTAATCAAAGACGTCAGACTCTATGGCGAAATGCACCGCTTCGTGCCAATTTATGCCACTTGGTTGGGGGCTAAAGTCTCAGAAATCCCAGTCAATCACCAGGCCAGACAGTTTGGTCAATCCAAATACGGTATCTCTCGCACATTTAAAGTTGTACTGGATTTGATCACAGTCAAATTCATGTCCACCTACTTCACCAAACCTATCTATCTATTTGGTACCGCCGGTATCTGGTCGCTTATTCTATCGGCCATGACCTTTACCTGGATGGTGGTGCTCAAGTACTTCTATCACACATCATTTATCGAAACCCCCTTGCCTGTCATGGTGGCGGTGTTCTTTATGGTGGGAGCCCAGCTTATATTGATGGGTCTGCAATCCGAAATCCTCATGCGCACTTATCACGAGTCGCAGGGCAAGCGCATCTACAAAGTAAAGAGCGCCATCAACTTTGTTGGCGAACCAGACTAATTCAGCATCAATAACAAAATCTAGTAGCGGCGGTTCGCTTCCCAGTGAGCGGCTGACTCAATAATAGACTTGAGATCGTGCTTAGGCTCCCAGCCAAGTATGGCTTTGGCTTTGGCACTATTAGCCACTAGATGAGCCGGGTCGCCCGGACGTCTTGCTTCAAACTTATGGGGCACGGACTTGCCTGTCACTGCTTCTACCCCGGCAATTACTTCCTTGACCGAGGCTCCATGGGATGTACCGAGGTTGATAGCCATACCGTGATCGTTTGACTGCACCATGTCTCCTTTAAAATCACTACCACCAATCAGCTCAAGAGCCTGGCAATGGGCAGCGGCCAGGTCATTTACATGGATATAGTCGCGCACACAAGTACCATCAGGTGTGTCGTAATCATTACCAAAAACTCTCAGCCCCTCACTTTTACCTAGAGCCGCTTTAATAGCTAAAGGCAAAAGATGGGTCTCAGGATCATGACTCTCTCCGATATCTCCGGAGGGACAAGCACCACTGGCATTAAAGTAGCGCAGGGCAACAAAGCGCAAATTTTTGCAAAGAGCTAGAGCCCTGAGCATTTCCTCGACCATGTACTTGGTCACACCATAGGTATTGATAGGCTTTTGGCGGTGTTTTTCGTCCAGAGGACTGTACTCTGGATTGCCATATGTGGCGCAAGTAGAGCTAAAAACCAGTCGTTTGACTGAAGCCTCATCCATTGCCGCTAACAGCCCTGTGGTATTGCCTACATTATTGTCAAAGTACTTAAATGGGACTTCTTGAGACTCACCGACATAGGCGCTAGCCGCAAAATGGACAACGCCCTCCACTTGATGCTCGCTCATGATACGGCTCATGGCCTGGCGATCGCCGATATTTGTCTGGTAAAAACGGATACGAGCCTCGTGCTTGCCGCTGAT
Above is a window of Candidatus Obscuribacter sp. DNA encoding:
- the galE gene encoding UDP-glucose 4-epimerase GalE codes for the protein MFLVTGACGYIGSHFVRYYLDNYPDRQVIAVDNLSEGHRQAISGKHEARIRFYQTNIGDRQAMSRIMSEHQVEGVVHFAASAYVGESQEVPFKYFDNNVGNTTGLLAAMDEASVKRLVFSSTCATYGNPEYSPLDEKHRQKPINTYGVTKYMVEEMLRALALCKNLRFVALRYFNASGACPSGDIGESHDPETHLLPLAIKAALGKSEGLRVFGNDYDTPDGTCVRDYIHVNDLAAAHCQALELIGGSDFKGDMVQSNDHGMAINLGTSHGASVKEVIAGVEAVTGKSVPHKFEARRPGDPAHLVANSAKAKAILGWEPKHDLKSIIESAAHWEANRRY
- a CDS encoding glycosyltransferase family 2 protein gives rise to the protein MTTAQSTINQTGSASDYALKYNANVPQTKTTFPEISVVIPVFNEEDNIAILYQKLCQALDSLGRTWEAIIIDDGSSDTSYAKLATIAAADERIKVVRFVKNFGQTAALAAGIDHSRGDVIIPMDADLQNDPADIKRLLEKLDEGFDVVSGWRKERKDELFLRLIPSWTANRIISFISGVRLHDYGCSLKAYRKEVIKDVRLYGEMHRFVPIYATWLGAKVSEIPVNHQARQFGQSKYGISRTFKVVLDLITVKFMSTYFTKPIYLFGTAGIWSLILSAMTFTWMVVLKYFYHTSFIETPLPVMVAVFFMVGAQLILMGLQSEILMRTYHESQGKRIYKVKSAINFVGEPD